A window from Ictalurus punctatus breed USDA103 unplaced genomic scaffold, Coco_2.0 Super-Scaffold_100046, whole genome shotgun sequence encodes these proteins:
- the LOC128630156 gene encoding histone H3, with protein MARTKQTARKSTGGKAPRKQLATKAARKSAPATGGVKKPHRYRPGTVALREIRRYQKSTELLIRKLPFQRLVREIAQDFKTDLRFQSSAVMALQEASEAYLVGLFEDTNLCAIHAKRVTIMPKDIQLARRIRGERA; from the coding sequence AtggcaagaaccaagcagaccgCCCGTAAGTCCACTGGTGGCAAGGCGCCAAGAAAGCAGCTCGCCACTAAGGCTGCCCGCAAGAGCGCGCCGGCTACCGGCGGCGTGAAGAAGCCTCACCGTTACAGGCCCGGCACCGTGGCTCTGAGGGAGATCCGTCGTTATCAGAAGTCTACTGAGCTGCTCATCCGGAAGCTGCCCTTCCAGCGCCTGGTGAGAGAAATCGCTCAGGACTTCAAGACCGACTTGCGTTTCCAGAGCTCGGCCGTCATGGCCCTGCAGGAAGCGAGCGAGGCATATCTGGTCGGTCTGTTCGAGGACACCAACCTGTGCGCTATCCacgccaagagagtgaccatcatgcccaaggatattcagctggcccgtcgtattcgcggagaacgcgcttaa
- the LOC128629971 gene encoding histone H2A gives MSGRGKTGGKARAKAKTRSSRAGLQFPVGRVHRLLRKGNYAERVGAGAPVYLAAVLEYLTAEILELAGNAARDNKKTRIIPRHLQLAVRNDEELNKLLGGVTIAQGGVLPNIQAVLLPKKTEKAVKTK, from the coding sequence ATGagtggcagaggaaaaaccggcgGAAAAGCTAGAGCTAAGGCCAAGACTCGTTCATCCAgggctggacttcagttccccgtGGGACGTGTGCACAGGCTTCTGCGTAAAGGCAACTATGCCGAGCGCGTCGGTGCCGGCGCTCCGGTCTACCTGGCAGCAGTGTTGGAGTATCTGACCGCTGAGATCCTGGAGTTGGCCGGTAACGCCGCCCGTGATAACAAGAAGACCCGTATCATTCCCCGCCACTTGCAGCTCGCCGTGCGTAACGACGAGGAGTTGAACAAACTGCTCGGCGGAGTGACCATCGCTCAGGGTGGTGTGCTACCGAACATTCAGGCTGTGCTTCTGCCTAAAAAGACCGAGAAGGCCGTCAAGACTAAGTAA